One genomic segment of Erysipelotrichaceae bacterium 66202529 includes these proteins:
- a CDS encoding DNA-deoxyinosine glycosylase, with the protein MLKGFDPIIPSAPKVMILGSMPSVASLEKQEYYGFAHNRFWKIMHTVFDMPINSYEQKKEILYKHQILLWDVIGECEREGSLDSAIRKEKVNDLTQLIHTYPTLRKVICNGRKAHALYCKHFADITLPCVYLPSTSNANRSLREDALFEQWRQELQGL; encoded by the coding sequence GTGCTAAAGGGATTTGATCCGATAATTCCCTCCGCACCTAAGGTTATGATTCTAGGGTCTATGCCAAGTGTCGCATCCCTTGAAAAGCAGGAATATTATGGCTTTGCACATAACCGGTTTTGGAAAATCATGCATACTGTTTTTGATATGCCAATCAACAGCTATGAGCAGAAAAAGGAAATTTTGTACAAGCATCAGATTTTGCTGTGGGATGTGATCGGGGAATGTGAACGGGAAGGCAGTCTTGATAGTGCAATCCGTAAGGAAAAGGTCAATGACCTGACACAGCTAATACATACCTATCCGACATTACGCAAAGTGATCTGTAACGGCCGAAAGGCACATGCGTTGTATTGTAAGCATTTTGCGGATATCACGCTTCCCTGTGTATATCTGCCAAGCACGAGCAATGCGAACCGCAGTCTTCGCGAGGATGCTTTATTTGAACAATGGAGGCAGGAGCTGCAGGGGCTTTGA
- a CDS encoding endolysin: MRRLGIDVSEHNGVLDWDAIKKGGIEFAIIRSSWGHFVEDKQFRRNVRECDRVKLPYGLYHYSYVANDTQMKEEASGFIRLCKSCKPSYPCYIDMEDADGWKRRNGVSDAMNVETCYYTCRELEKAGFYAGIYANLDWLTHHINSSRLDRFDKWVAQWASVNTYNKPYGMWQFTSDGSISGYRGRMDLDYAYKDYPAIMKKKGLNGFGKESSKPKPDPKPTPSNNPKYKVGTPVTYTGLWTQANGGNWYPRRLLAVKEGVITKVLKGAEHPYLINHGTGWTNDKAIDDEPTRPSGY, encoded by the coding sequence ATGCGCAGACTGGGCATTGATGTATCAGAACACAATGGCGTGCTGGATTGGGATGCAATAAAAAAAGGCGGTATCGAATTTGCTATTATCCGTTCCAGCTGGGGTCATTTTGTGGAAGATAAGCAGTTTCGAAGAAATGTGCGGGAATGCGACCGTGTGAAGCTGCCGTATGGCTTATATCATTATTCCTATGTTGCCAATGATACGCAAATGAAGGAAGAAGCATCCGGCTTTATCCGATTATGTAAATCCTGTAAGCCAAGCTATCCATGCTATATTGATATGGAGGATGCAGACGGCTGGAAACGGCGCAATGGTGTCAGTGATGCAATGAATGTGGAGACCTGCTATTACACCTGCAGAGAATTGGAAAAGGCAGGCTTTTATGCCGGCATCTATGCAAATCTGGATTGGCTGACACATCATATAAATTCATCACGACTGGATCGCTTTGATAAATGGGTTGCACAATGGGCAAGTGTGAATACCTACAACAAGCCGTATGGTATGTGGCAGTTTACCAGTGATGGCTCTATTTCCGGTTATCGTGGCAGAATGGATCTGGACTATGCTTATAAGGACTATCCTGCCATCATGAAGAAAAAGGGATTAAACGGTTTTGGAAAAGAGAGCAGCAAGCCGAAACCGGATCCAAAGCCAACGCCATCGAACAATCCGAAGTATAAGGTGGGAACACCGGTTACCTATACCGGCTTATGGACACAGGCAAACGGAGGAAACTGGTATCCGAGAAGACTTCTGGCGGTAAAGGAAGGTGTCATTACCAAGGTTTTAAAGGGTGCAGAGCATCCGTATCTGATCAACCATGGCACCGGATGGACGAATGATAAGGCAATTGATGATGAACCAACACGGCCAAGCGGGTACTGA
- a CDS encoding EAL domain-containing protein, whose amino-acid sequence MEWDISAECVSIIMLNIIMVYSWKGNLLPSRKNQAFRACLLITYLSILTNILSTLLLTRLSATTYLINQLLLHLNYIFTPLMGMVYYIYTLTIVFEQDAKSLKKHVLLASIPALLYLACLFSNPLTHLLFSLDPVFGYQRGAWVILTYAVFYIYVLFSVFFTISKRRNIDSAVFIILNFFPVLSAVVILFQLLYPSYILTGTAATSALLIIYLYLQNKQLFTDPLTGILNRQEFNHLLEIRMKDSDPYSIIVLSLKGFRFINDHFSQRAGDMLLIRICEYLEKQMPAARIFRFSGDEFAIVCRDEQICLHYHKQLMERMQHSWSVENFDFQIRYGIGILHVKEHNRGKDEIIKGLEYALRQAKRAEENTTCFCTTAMMERLYRNEQILELLRRCIREDSFVVYYQPIYDMEEQAYTKAEALLRLPPHELGQLRPDEFIPLAEENGLITEITYQVLHKTCLFLQQLQQSGIPMKGISVNFSAVMFLQQDLANTILSIIAEYGIPAKLLQIELTESMLARDPHMITAFMQRMKQEGIEFLLDDFGTGYSNISNVLSLPVQTIKIDKSLLWQAMVSQEGAIVLHKMCEAFHEVHQQLLVEGVENEEQVAFVKACGCRYIQGYYYAPPLPQERARMILGQCDHDIRMSEV is encoded by the coding sequence ATGGAATGGGATATCTCGGCAGAGTGCGTATCAATCATCATGTTAAACATCATCATGGTATATTCATGGAAGGGAAATCTGCTTCCCTCCAGAAAAAACCAGGCCTTTCGTGCCTGTCTTTTAATAACCTATCTTTCAATACTGACGAATATTTTATCGACATTGCTGCTTACGCGGCTTTCAGCTACAACCTATCTGATCAATCAGCTGCTGCTGCATCTCAACTATATCTTCACACCGCTCATGGGAATGGTGTACTATATTTATACACTGACTATCGTGTTTGAACAGGATGCGAAAAGTCTGAAAAAGCATGTATTGCTCGCCAGCATTCCAGCGCTGCTTTACCTGGCCTGTCTGTTTTCCAATCCGTTAACACATCTGTTGTTTTCCCTTGATCCGGTATTCGGCTATCAACGCGGAGCATGGGTCATTCTTACATACGCAGTCTTTTATATTTATGTTCTGTTTTCTGTGTTTTTCACAATATCCAAGCGTCGTAATATTGATTCAGCAGTCTTCATCATTCTGAACTTTTTTCCTGTTCTTTCCGCTGTGGTAATTTTGTTTCAGCTCCTTTATCCCAGCTATATTCTCACCGGAACAGCAGCTACCAGCGCCTTGCTTATCATTTATCTGTATTTGCAAAACAAGCAGTTGTTCACAGACCCATTAACCGGTATTTTAAACCGTCAGGAATTTAATCATCTGCTGGAAATCCGTATGAAAGACAGCGATCCGTATTCCATTATCGTTTTATCTCTGAAAGGATTTCGGTTTATCAATGATCATTTTTCACAAAGGGCAGGGGATATGCTGTTAATTCGTATTTGTGAATATCTTGAAAAGCAGATGCCGGCGGCCCGGATATTCCGCTTTAGCGGGGATGAATTTGCTATTGTATGCAGGGATGAGCAGATATGCCTGCATTATCACAAGCAGCTGATGGAACGTATGCAGCACTCCTGGTCTGTAGAGAATTTTGATTTTCAGATACGGTATGGAATCGGAATCCTGCATGTTAAGGAGCATAACCGCGGTAAGGATGAAATTATCAAGGGGCTGGAATATGCGCTCAGACAGGCAAAACGCGCTGAGGAGAATACGACATGCTTTTGTACTACGGCAATGATGGAGCGGCTTTACCGCAATGAGCAGATTTTAGAGCTATTGCGCCGCTGTATCCGTGAGGACAGCTTTGTTGTTTATTATCAGCCGATCTATGATATGGAAGAACAGGCTTATACGAAGGCAGAGGCATTGCTGCGTTTGCCGCCGCATGAGCTCGGTCAGCTGCGTCCGGATGAATTTATTCCCTTGGCTGAGGAAAACGGTCTGATTACAGAGATTACCTATCAGGTGCTTCACAAGACCTGTCTGTTTCTGCAACAGCTGCAGCAAAGTGGTATACCGATGAAGGGCATCAGCGTGAATTTTTCAGCAGTCATGTTTTTACAGCAGGATTTGGCAAATACGATTCTCAGCATCATTGCGGAATACGGTATTCCTGCAAAGCTGCTGCAAATTGAGCTGACCGAGAGTATGCTCGCAAGAGATCCCCATATGATTACCGCCTTCATGCAGCGTATGAAGCAAGAGGGAATTGAGTTTCTCCTGGATGATTTTGGTACTGGGTATTCCAATATATCCAATGTGCTGAGTCTGCCGGTACAGACGATTAAAATTGATAAAAGTCTGCTGTGGCAAGCGATGGTATCTCAGGAGGGGGCAATCGTTCTGCACAAAATGTGCGAGGCTTTTCATGAGGTTCACCAGCAGCTGCTGGTTGAGGGTGTGGAAAATGAAGAGCAGGTTGCGTTTGTGAAAGCATGCGGCTGCCGGTATATACAGGGATACTATTATGCTCCTCCCTTACCGCAGGAACGTGCACGCATGATTCTGGGGCAGTGTGATCACGATATCAGGATGTCAGAGGTATGA
- a CDS encoding DUF1307 domain-containing protein encodes MKKLLCAAFAVLVLAGCSGGAKTETKTCSMEQSGFKMDATFTAEDDSITKTSVKVTMDLSSAGLGDDTKLTDDQKKQLETAVFNQLGIEEGKGVNVSAEFKDKNIIATVDVDMKEGDASTLKKLGFGGEASLKKTLEEAKESGATCK; translated from the coding sequence ATGAAAAAATTACTATGTGCTGCATTTGCCGTACTTGTACTGGCAGGCTGCTCCGGCGGAGCAAAAACAGAAACAAAAACATGTTCTATGGAACAGAGCGGATTCAAGATGGACGCAACCTTTACTGCTGAGGATGATTCCATTACCAAAACCTCTGTAAAGGTTACAATGGATCTTTCATCCGCAGGTCTTGGAGACGATACAAAGCTGACAGATGATCAGAAAAAGCAGTTAGAAACTGCTGTATTCAATCAGCTGGGAATCGAAGAAGGAAAGGGTGTTAATGTCAGTGCGGAATTCAAGGACAAAAACATCATCGCAACGGTTGACGTTGACATGAAAGAGGGAGATGCTTCCACACTGAAGAAGCTTGGCTTCGGAGGAGAGGCTAGCCTGAAGAAAACGCTGGAAGAAGCAAAAGAAAGCGGAGCTACCTGTAAATAA
- a CDS encoding DUF1307 domain-containing protein, with protein sequence MKKVLCAAFAAVILAGCSSGKEETKTMTCTAEQKSNGSTITQTIKFDYQGDNITKQDQKTVIVAPDKKTYEAMLPTLRAASLESKAKGVEGMSYSLKEDKDKFSITENIVFDITEINPKDYGTFTNQTLSGKKMVMDLEKTKENIEKSGLTCKK encoded by the coding sequence ATGAAGAAAGTATTATGTGCCGCATTTGCAGCTGTCATTCTGGCAGGCTGCTCCAGCGGAAAAGAAGAAACCAAAACAATGACCTGTACAGCTGAACAGAAGTCCAATGGTTCCACGATTACACAGACGATTAAATTTGATTACCAGGGTGACAATATCACGAAGCAGGATCAGAAAACAGTAATCGTTGCACCGGATAAGAAAACCTATGAGGCAATGCTGCCAACCCTGCGCGCTGCTTCTCTGGAAAGCAAGGCTAAGGGCGTAGAGGGAATGAGCTACAGTTTAAAAGAGGATAAGGATAAATTCTCAATCACCGAAAATATCGTATTCGATATTACAGAAATCAATCCAAAGGATTACGGTACCTTTACCAACCAGACACTGAGCGGTAAGAAAATGGTAATGGATCTGGAAAAGACAAAGGAAAACATCGAAAAAAGCGGATTGACCTGTAAAAAGTAA
- a CDS encoding TetR/AcrR family transcriptional regulator, giving the protein MNTKNNRRRRESIERIEKIFIELLQTKELHEITVSEICKRCELNRSTFYANYTDIYELADKIRESLEKEVNLLYEAERTQSFNSNDYLKLFRHIREHQLFYRTYFKLGYDNQFKLKSYDIHQAKQDFNDQHIEYHIEFFRSGFNAIVKKWLAGGCKETPEEMDEIIRSEYRGRISI; this is encoded by the coding sequence ATGAACACAAAAAATAACCGGCGCCGTCGAGAATCCATCGAACGCATAGAAAAGATCTTTATCGAATTACTGCAAACAAAGGAGCTACACGAGATCACCGTTTCAGAAATCTGTAAGCGATGTGAATTAAACCGCAGCACATTCTATGCGAATTATACAGATATTTACGAGCTGGCAGACAAAATAAGAGAATCTCTGGAAAAAGAGGTAAATTTGCTTTATGAAGCAGAAAGAACACAAAGCTTTAATAGCAATGATTACCTGAAGCTGTTTCGCCATATCAGGGAGCATCAGCTATTTTACCGCACATACTTTAAGCTTGGCTATGATAATCAATTCAAGCTCAAAAGCTATGACATTCATCAAGCAAAGCAGGATTTTAATGATCAGCATATCGAATACCATATTGAATTTTTCAGAAGTGGATTTAATGCGATTGTGAAAAAATGGCTTGCAGGCGGATGTAAAGAAACGCCAGAGGAAATGGATGAGATTATCCGCAGTGAATACCGAGGACGCATATCAATATAA
- the rimO gene encoding 30S ribosomal protein S12 methylthiotransferase RimO, whose amino-acid sequence MKIGFISLGCSKNLVDSEKMMGMIKSGGHELVQNAAEAEAIIINTCGFINSAKEEAIQTIFQMAEYKKHRCRRLIVVGCLAQRYKEQLEQDIPEIDAVISIREYPQLHEILQQLLDGHDLVSYDKCERKVSSKPWTAYLKIAEGCSNHCTYCAIPLIRGDNVSFPIEQLVKEATKLAQRGVKELVVIAQDTTKYGVDLYGRRALLDLLKELHAIEDFHWIRILYMYPDEIDTELIEGMAQLPKVLPYFDIPMQHASNRMLQLMNRRGSKEEVLTLVQKIRATFAYPTLRTTFIVGFPTEQDADFEELMQFVEDIHWDRMGAFTYSPEEDTPAYTMDGAVDEEVKEARLARLMKRQEEISLENQKKMVGEVIEVLVEDQEGLSGIYRGRGISSAPDEVDGIVMFKSDRFIEFGSFVKVRITEALPHDFKGVEVC is encoded by the coding sequence ATGAAAATTGGGTTTATATCACTGGGCTGCAGTAAGAATCTGGTAGACAGTGAAAAAATGATGGGTATGATCAAAAGCGGCGGGCATGAGCTCGTTCAAAATGCGGCTGAGGCTGAAGCTATTATTATCAATACGTGCGGTTTTATCAATTCCGCAAAGGAGGAAGCCATCCAGACGATTTTTCAGATGGCGGAGTATAAAAAACACAGGTGCAGAAGGCTGATCGTTGTCGGCTGTCTTGCACAGCGTTATAAGGAGCAGCTGGAACAGGATATACCGGAAATCGATGCGGTTATCAGTATTCGGGAATATCCGCAGCTTCATGAGATTTTACAGCAGCTGCTGGATGGTCATGATTTGGTCAGCTATGATAAATGCGAACGCAAGGTGTCCAGCAAGCCGTGGACGGCTTATTTGAAAATCGCCGAGGGCTGCAGCAATCACTGTACCTATTGTGCGATACCCTTGATTCGAGGGGATAATGTTTCCTTTCCAATCGAACAGCTGGTGAAGGAAGCCACAAAGCTGGCACAGCGCGGTGTAAAGGAGCTGGTCGTGATTGCACAGGATACAACAAAGTACGGTGTGGATTTATATGGCAGACGTGCACTGCTGGATCTGCTGAAGGAGCTGCATGCGATCGAGGACTTTCACTGGATCCGGATTCTGTACATGTATCCGGATGAAATCGATACAGAGCTAATTGAGGGGATGGCGCAGCTGCCAAAGGTGTTACCGTATTTTGATATTCCGATGCAGCATGCATCCAACCGGATGCTGCAGCTGATGAATCGCAGAGGCAGTAAGGAAGAGGTCTTGACTCTGGTACAGAAGATTCGTGCAACCTTCGCGTATCCAACGCTTCGTACTACCTTTATTGTGGGCTTTCCAACGGAGCAGGATGCGGATTTTGAAGAGCTTATGCAGTTTGTGGAGGATATACACTGGGATCGCATGGGAGCCTTTACGTATTCCCCTGAAGAAGATACACCTGCATATACGATGGATGGGGCTGTCGATGAGGAAGTCAAGGAGGCACGCCTTGCCCGTCTGATGAAGCGCCAGGAGGAAATATCACTGGAAAATCAGAAAAAAATGGTTGGTGAGGTCATCGAGGTTCTGGTAGAGGATCAGGAAGGTCTCAGCGGCATTTACCGCGGCCGTGGCATCAGCTCGGCACCGGATGAGGTGGACGGTATCGTTATGTTTAAGAGTGATCGGTTTATCGAGTTTGGAAGCTTCGTTAAGGTGCGTATCACGGAAGCACTTCCGCATGATTTCAAGGGAGTGGAAGTGTGCTAA
- a CDS encoding zinc-binding dehydrogenase — MRSAIYMGQRQIKVKNTPIPHVSEHDVLIQNMYSSICGTDVAVYMRGPDTGHRIAIGKEFGHETISRVAAVGSQVSDVQIGQRVYPYPRFAKDDTSRAGTIGGFSEYILIPNAKLNHSLYFVPNEIEDKTACLIEPFTVGCRAARRSRPQKGDTAVVFGGGTIGIAAAIALKWFGIEHVMVCDLSDFRLKLIAQMGFAVCNMEHEDFVKKTTVYFGAVSKRSSKSANIDIFIDAAGSESILDLYMEVGKIGSRFVSVAVNDAIRKLDLLHLTLAQKSIIGSGGYMPQDVFDVMSIMKSGKWEIASIITHEFPLCEIEKAIQTAADPFHSLNVIIDFDV, encoded by the coding sequence ATGCGTTCAGCCATCTATATGGGGCAAAGACAAATAAAGGTGAAGAATACACCTATTCCTCATGTATCAGAGCATGATGTTCTCATTCAAAATATGTATTCGAGTATATGTGGAACAGATGTTGCGGTATATATGAGGGGCCCAGATACAGGTCATCGTATTGCCATTGGTAAAGAGTTCGGGCATGAAACAATTTCCCGTGTTGCGGCCGTTGGAAGTCAGGTATCGGATGTTCAAATCGGACAGCGTGTTTATCCCTATCCGCGCTTTGCAAAGGACGATACCAGCAGGGCGGGAACAATTGGAGGATTTTCAGAATATATTCTGATTCCCAACGCAAAATTAAACCATTCTCTTTATTTCGTACCGAATGAGATTGAAGATAAAACAGCCTGCCTGATTGAACCGTTTACCGTTGGCTGCCGCGCAGCACGGCGCAGTAGACCGCAAAAAGGGGATACCGCCGTTGTCTTTGGCGGTGGTACGATTGGAATTGCTGCTGCAATAGCTCTGAAATGGTTTGGAATCGAACATGTTATGGTTTGCGATCTATCCGATTTCCGTCTGAAGCTGATAGCGCAGATGGGGTTTGCAGTATGCAATATGGAACATGAGGATTTCGTCAAAAAGACCACTGTTTACTTTGGAGCAGTATCAAAGCGATCAAGCAAAAGCGCGAATATCGATATTTTTATTGATGCGGCAGGAAGTGAATCTATTCTTGATCTCTATATGGAAGTGGGAAAAATCGGAAGCCGTTTTGTATCTGTTGCGGTAAACGATGCCATCCGCAAATTGGATTTGCTCCATTTGACCCTTGCACAGAAAAGTATCATCGGTTCTGGTGGATATATGCCCCAGGATGTGTTCGATGTAATGTCAATTATGAAAAGCGGTAAATGGGAGATAGCATCCATCATCACACATGAATTTCCTCTATGTGAGATAGAAAAGGCAATACAAACGGCAGCTGATCCATTTCATTCTTTAAATGTCATCATCGATTTTGATGTATGA
- a CDS encoding EAL domain-containing protein, giving the protein MQSNIAELSKDLEYQYLMESLNASVSKHLLDEHFTLVAANNRYYDMFGYEKAEYEQKFQNRPDLYYKDDPGDWEALNEIVVKTLQEGKNRYECICRMRHKSGRRLWIKLIGTFIDEYINGYQISYSVMMDITDLMQAKIEKNATQNNFPGLIAKYRATADSLIFMEGNDSFHQYFKTRLSFSIEDLNADNGLLEVKKQYAAIRRGESVRCMISPVSNTGGKRFFNVNAQCVDWINGDPVYLLIYTDITELTRQKEQLEEYNHSLHKLAYSDEVTKGFNRRKFDMVAQESIRQAESDTYQMIWMNMQKFKLVNDIGGVDLGDRTLEYVHDKITKHLNRDEYAARMFADNFVILMKCNTKEETEQRLKHMVADINSFNTEASHKYYLTFSAGIYTVHEPCLPIIYMEDRAHAAIKAKHSKNTDLCVCSYYSDEIRDRMFIEKNMENRMREALKHEEFEVYLQPKVSVQTKKIAGAEALIRWNDPHYGLIPPNDFIPLFETNGFILQLDLYVFEKACSLLSKWLKEGKTPLPISVNMSRVHFQSMDFLTPYIRLREQYAVPFEYLEIELTETMVFEDPDTFTRIIKKIHDAGFRCSMDDFGCGYSTLNSLKDLDVDAIKLDKAFFSSLSMANEKENIIIRSVLRMAKELDMTTVAEGIETVPQVEFLKHTTCDLIQGYVYSKPVPVHEFEKLLDGQLDG; this is encoded by the coding sequence ATGCAGTCAAACATCGCGGAGTTATCAAAGGATCTTGAATACCAGTACCTGATGGAATCTCTCAATGCCAGTGTCAGTAAGCATCTGCTGGATGAGCATTTCACACTCGTTGCCGCAAACAACAGATATTATGATATGTTCGGGTATGAAAAAGCAGAATACGAACAGAAATTTCAAAACCGGCCCGATCTGTATTATAAGGATGATCCCGGGGATTGGGAGGCACTGAATGAAATCGTTGTAAAAACCCTGCAGGAGGGGAAAAACCGCTATGAATGTATCTGCCGCATGCGCCATAAAAGCGGAAGAAGGCTGTGGATCAAGCTCATAGGCACCTTTATTGACGAATACATAAACGGTTATCAGATTTCCTATTCCGTTATGATGGATATCACTGACCTCATGCAGGCTAAAATCGAAAAGAACGCCACACAGAATAACTTCCCGGGACTGATTGCCAAGTATCGGGCAACCGCTGACAGTCTTATTTTTATGGAAGGAAATGACAGCTTCCATCAGTATTTTAAAACCAGGCTTTCCTTTTCCATTGAAGATTTGAACGCAGACAACGGGCTGCTTGAGGTAAAAAAACAATATGCCGCCATACGCAGAGGAGAGTCTGTCCGCTGTATGATCTCCCCTGTTTCCAATACCGGAGGCAAGCGTTTTTTCAATGTGAATGCACAATGTGTAGACTGGATCAATGGCGATCCTGTCTATCTGCTCATATATACCGATATCACCGAGCTGACGCGGCAGAAGGAACAGCTGGAGGAATATAACCATTCCCTGCATAAGCTTGCATATTCCGACGAGGTGACAAAGGGCTTCAACCGCAGAAAATTTGATATGGTTGCTCAGGAATCCATCCGCCAGGCAGAAAGCGATACCTATCAAATGATCTGGATGAATATGCAGAAATTCAAGCTTGTGAACGATATCGGTGGTGTTGATTTGGGGGATCGCACACTGGAATATGTTCATGATAAGATTACAAAGCATTTAAACAGGGATGAATATGCGGCCCGTATGTTCGCTGATAATTTCGTCATCCTTATGAAATGCAACACGAAAGAGGAAACCGAGCAGCGCCTGAAGCATATGGTGGCGGATATCAATTCCTTTAATACAGAAGCCTCACATAAATATTATCTGACCTTTTCTGCCGGAATTTATACGGTGCATGAGCCCTGCCTGCCGATTATCTATATGGAGGATCGTGCACATGCCGCTATTAAGGCCAAGCATAGTAAAAATACAGATCTTTGCGTATGCAGCTATTACTCAGATGAAATACGCGATCGCATGTTCATTGAAAAAAATATGGAAAACCGGATGCGGGAGGCCTTGAAGCATGAGGAATTTGAGGTCTATTTACAGCCGAAGGTCAGTGTACAGACAAAGAAAATTGCAGGTGCGGAAGCACTGATCCGCTGGAACGACCCTCATTACGGACTCATTCCGCCAAATGATTTTATTCCGCTGTTTGAAACAAACGGATTCATACTGCAGCTGGATCTTTATGTGTTTGAAAAGGCCTGCTCTCTTTTAAGCAAATGGCTGAAGGAAGGAAAAACACCGCTTCCGATTTCTGTTAATATGTCCCGTGTGCATTTTCAGAGCATGGATTTTTTAACACCGTATATCCGTCTTCGTGAGCAATATGCGGTTCCCTTTGAATATTTGGAAATCGAGCTTACAGAAACGATGGTCTTCGAAGATCCTGACACGTTTACCAGAATCATTAAGAAAATCCACGACGCAGGCTTTCGCTGTTCCATGGATGACTTCGGATGCGGCTACTCTACCCTGAATTCTCTGAAGGATCTGGACGTAGATGCCATTAAGCTGGACAAGGCCTTCTTCTCATCCTTATCCATGGCAAATGAAAAGGAAAACATCATCATACGCAGTGTGCTGCGCATGGCGAAGGAGCTGGATATGACGACAGTGGCAGAAGGAATTGAAACAGTGCCGCAGGTTGAATTTTTGAAGCATACCACCTGTGATCTGATTCAGGGCTATGTATATTCCAAGCCGGTTCCTGTCCATGAATTTGAGAAGCTGCTGGATGGACAGTTGGATGGATAA
- a CDS encoding GNAT family N-acetyltransferase produces MDLRICSSDEDIRALATLASEIWHEYFVSIITEEQIDYMVEKFQSYPALKKAIEEEHYTYFLAYSEGVLIGFCGVKPEKDRLFLSKLYLHKNARGKGLSSILLKQAITFAKEQGKQAVYLTCNKFNQHSLDVYRAKGFRDIDSVQTDIGHGFIMDDYILQLDLHDET; encoded by the coding sequence ATGGACCTGCGTATTTGCAGCAGTGATGAGGACATCCGTGCACTTGCTACACTGGCATCGGAAATATGGCATGAATATTTTGTATCTATTATCACTGAAGAACAGATTGATTATATGGTTGAGAAATTTCAAAGCTATCCTGCATTGAAAAAAGCAATCGAGGAGGAGCACTATACGTATTTTCTGGCATATAGCGAGGGAGTGCTGATTGGATTCTGTGGTGTAAAGCCGGAAAAGGACCGCTTATTTCTGAGCAAGCTGTATTTGCATAAGAATGCAAGAGGGAAGGGACTGTCCAGCATCCTGTTGAAGCAGGCGATTACCTTTGCGAAGGAGCAGGGCAAACAGGCAGTGTATTTGACCTGTAATAAGTTTAACCAGCACAGTCTGGATGTGTACCGTGCAAAGGGGTTTCGGGATATCGATTCTGTCCAGACGGATATCGGACATGGCTTCATCATGGACGATTATATACTGCAGCTGGATCTGCATGATGAAACATAG